One Clostridiaceae bacterium genomic region harbors:
- a CDS encoding prolipoprotein diacylglyceryl transferase: MINKYIVENLFGINGLNIAWYGVIIGFGILIGVFIACHEAKQQNLKNDIIFDFLFLALPIAIICARIYYVVFEWKQYTGNFMKIIAIWEGGLAIYGGVIGGLIAAIIFSKRNHFPLFRLIDMVVPSLILGQAIGRWGNFINQEAYGNVVTNPELQFFPYSVYIEQLGEWHQATFFYESMWNLCIFTILIYFRKRTKFSGQLLATYFMGYGLGRFWIEGLRADSLYLFSGLRISQIVSLVLIITGIIMIVLRKKLLKEAPEYKGEYMIK; encoded by the coding sequence ATGATAAATAAATATATTGTAGAGAACCTATTTGGCATTAATGGATTAAATATTGCATGGTATGGAGTTATTATTGGGTTCGGAATTTTAATTGGGGTTTTTATCGCCTGTCATGAAGCAAAACAACAGAACCTAAAAAATGATATTATCTTTGATTTCCTCTTTTTAGCACTCCCCATCGCTATTATCTGCGCAAGGATTTATTATGTTGTATTTGAATGGAAACAGTATACTGGGAACTTTATGAAAATAATTGCTATTTGGGAAGGTGGACTTGCTATATATGGAGGTGTTATCGGCGGATTAATTGCTGCGATTATATTTTCTAAACGCAACCATTTTCCACTTTTTCGTCTTATTGACATGGTTGTACCTAGCTTAATTCTTGGGCAGGCAATTGGGCGCTGGGGTAATTTTATAAATCAAGAAGCTTATGGAAACGTAGTCACTAATCCAGAACTCCAGTTTTTCCCCTACTCCGTATATATAGAACAGTTAGGAGAATGGCATCAAGCTACATTTTTCTATGAAAGCATGTGGAATTTATGCATATTTACCATACTGATTTATTTTCGAAAAAGGACAAAGTTTAGCGGTCAACTTTTAGCAACTTATTTTATGGGATATGGATTAGGCCGATTTTGGATTGAAGGGTTACGTGCAGATAGCCTTTACTTATTCTCTGGGCTTAGAATATCGCAAATAGTATCATTGGTTCTAATTATTACAGGAATTATTATGATTGTCTTACGGAAAAAACTCTTAAAAGAAGCACCTGAGTATAAAGGTGAATATATGATTAAATAA